In Trifolium pratense cultivar HEN17-A07 linkage group LG7, ARS_RC_1.1, whole genome shotgun sequence, a genomic segment contains:
- the LOC123897349 gene encoding protein NARROW LEAF 1, whose translation MERARLNSRVRCSGSTPSEESSLDLERNCCGHSNLPSLSPQTLQPFASAGQHCESNAAYFSWPSRLPDAAEERANYFLNLQKGVLPETLGRLPKGQQATTLLELMTIRAFHSKILRCYSLGTAIGFRIRRGVLTDIPAILVFVSRKVHKQWLSPIQCLPTALEGPGGVWCDVDVVEFSYFGAPEPVPKEQHYTEIVDDLRGGDPCIGSGSQVASQETYGTLGAIVRSQTGSRQVGFLTNRHVAVDLDYPNQKMFHPLPPTLGPGVYLGAVERATSFITDELWYGIFAGINPETFVRADGAFIPFADDFDMCTVTTSVRGVGDIGDVKIIDLQSPISSLIGKQVVKVGRSSGLTAGIVLAYALEYNDEKGICFLTDFLVVGENQQTFDLEGDSGSLIMFKGDNGEKPRPIGIIWGGTANRGRLKLKVGLPPENWTSGVDLGRLLNLLELDLITSDEGLRVAVQEQRAASGTFMCSTVGDSSTPDGMFAKDRAEDKFEPLGFQIQSIPVGVEPNSEEVKPSITEAEFKLEDGIKVDGPSIEHQFIPSFIERSPLHKNTVHDRAAAAENLSSLRNGRDEDLCVSLQLGDNEAKRRRSEASTSTEEP comes from the exons ATGGAGCGCGCAAGACTTAACTCGAGGGTTCGTTGCTCCGGTTCAACTCCCTCAGAAGAATCTTCTTTGGATCTTGAAAGAAATTGTTGTGGTCATTCTAATCTACCTTCACTTAGTCCACAAACACTTCAACCTTTTGCTTCCGCCGGACAACATTGTGAGAGCAATGCTGCTTACTTCTCATGGCCTAGCCGTTTGCCTGATGCCGCCGAAGAGAGAGCAAACTACTTTTTGAATCTACAAAAGGGGGTCCTACCTGAAACCCTTGGCCGGCTACCGAAGGGTCAGCAGGCAACCACATTACTTGAGCTCATGACAATCAGAGCATTTCACAGCAAGATATTGCGTTGCTACAGCCTTGGAACAGCAATTGGTTTTCGTATTCGGCGAGGGGTGTTGACGGATATTCCCGCCATTCTGGTGTTTGTTTCCAGGAAAGTTCACAAGCAATGGCTTAGCCCAATCCAGTGTCTTCCTACTGCTCTTGAG GGACCTGGTGGAGTATGGTGTGATGTAGATGTGGTGGAATTCTCATATTTCGGCGCACCTGAGCCAGTTCCTAAAGAACAGCACTATACGGAGATTGTGGATGACTTGCGTGGAGGTGATCCTTGCATTGGTTCAGGATCTCAG GTGGCAAGCCAAGAGACATACGGAACTTTGGGTGCCATTGTGAGGAGCCAAACAGGTAGCCGGCAAGTTGGTTTTCTCACAAATCGTCATGTAGCAGTCGATCTCGATTATCCAAATCAAAAGATGTTTCATCCTCTTCCACCCACATTGGGACCCGGGGTTTATCTTGGGGCGGTCGAGAGAGCAACTTCATTTATAACTGATGAACTTTGGTATGGAATATTTGCCGGAATAAACCCAG AGACGTTTGTGAGAGCTGATGGAGCATTTATTCCTTTTGCCGATGACTTCGACATGTGCACTGTTACTACCTCAGTGAGAGGCGTTGGAGATATCGGCGATGTGAAAATTATTGACCTACAGTCTCCGATTAGTAGCCTTATTGGAAAACAAGTGGTTAAGGTTGGAAGAAGTTCTGGCTTGACAGCGGGAATTGTTTTGGCATATGCCCTTGAGTACAATGATGAGAAAGGTATATGCTTTCTAACAGATTTTCTTGTCGTTGGTGAGAACCAACAAACTTTTGACCTTGAAGGAGATAGTGGAAGTCTCATCATGTTCAAAGGTGACAATGGTGAGAAGCCACGGCCAATTGGGATCATATGGGGAGGGACTGCTAATAGGGGCCGCCTTAAGTTAAAAGTTGGGCTACCTCCTGAGAATTGGACTAGTGGTGTTGATCTAGGACGGCTTCTCAATCTACTTGAACTTGATTTGATAACAAGTGATGAAGGACTTAGAG TGGCGGTGCAAGAACAAAGGGCTGCTTCAGGTACATTTATGTGCTCTACTGTCGGCGATTCCTCAACTCCTGACGGTATGTTTGCGAAAGATAGAGCCGAAGACAAATTTGAGCCACTTGGTTTTCAAATCCAATCTATTCCTGTAGGAGTTGAACCTAACAGCGAGGAAGTGAAACCATCAATCACAGAGGCTGAATTTAAACTTGAAGACGGAATCAAGGTAGATGGTCCTAGTATCGAACATCAGTTTATTCCGAGTTTCATTGAGAGGTCACCGTTGCACAAAAACACTGTGCATGACAGAGCTGCAGCAGCAGAGAATTTGTCTTCATTGAGGAATGGCCGTGACGAAGATTTATGTGTTTCGCTTCAGCTGGGCGATAATGAAGCAAAGAGAAGGCGTTCCGAGGCATCGACTAGTACTGAGGAACCTTAA